In the Doryrhamphus excisus isolate RoL2022-K1 chromosome 2, RoL_Dexc_1.0, whole genome shotgun sequence genome, GTGAGCCTTTTTCAACTCCTCCCCCCCTCCTGACCGACATGGAGCCACTTTGGAAGCTCGCCCGGCGGGTTCACACCATGATGGTCTGGGcgtctgttttgtgttttgtggctTTTCTCGGCGTACAGACCGACGGTCGAGCCAGGATGACCGGCCAGCCCCGCCAGGTGCCCGTGACCGACCACCAGGTGTTAGCGGCGGCTCATTTTGCCGTGGCGGAATTCAACAGAGTCAACCCGGAGCAGCACTTTTTCTACCGAATGTTGAATATAACGTCAGCAGAAGTTCAGGTAAAAAAAGTGTTCAGGTGTTTCCCGACGGTTTGTATGACGTAAAGTAATGGGCGTGGCATATTCATGCTAGCTTGCCAACATGTAAGCTAA is a window encoding:
- the LOC131119940 gene encoding cystatin-POGU1-like isoform X2; translation: MEPLWKLARRVHTMMVWASVLCFVAFLGVQTDGRARMTGQPRQVPVTDHQVLAAAHFAVAEFNRVNPEQHFFYRMLNITSAEVQVVAGLKYYLVVQLDRMVVCRTNTTQACPYHFLIKFFLC
- the LOC131119940 gene encoding cystatin-like isoform X1, translating into MEPLWKLARRVHTMMVWASVLCFVAFLGVQTDGRARMTGQPRQVPVTDHQVLAAAHFAVAEFNRVNPEQHFFYRMLNITSAEVQVVAGLKYYLVVQLDRMVVCRTNTTQACPYHFLIKELQCSFIVTEIPWEDSYVLSQTKCQPLTS